The Alteripontixanthobacter sp. genome has a window encoding:
- a CDS encoding (2Fe-2S)-binding protein, translating to MSRLTVNDRPVEFDMEPETPLLWALRDAANLTGTKYGCGVGDCGACMVLVDGEALRSCLITLAEAEGRFVTTIEGLARDRSHPVQQALVAEQAIQCGFCTPGIAMAAAALIAKNANPTKQQIEEAIPNLCRCGVYPRLVNAIQRAGRAARRVETIGAAPAPGISVEDAAREVPAIREVEE from the coding sequence ATGTCGCGCCTGACGGTCAATGATCGGCCGGTCGAATTCGACATGGAGCCGGAGACCCCGCTGCTGTGGGCTCTGCGCGATGCGGCCAACCTTACCGGAACCAAATATGGCTGCGGCGTGGGCGACTGCGGCGCGTGCATGGTGCTGGTCGATGGCGAAGCGCTGCGATCCTGCCTGATCACCTTGGCCGAGGCGGAGGGCCGCTTCGTCACCACGATCGAGGGGCTCGCACGCGACCGCTCGCACCCGGTGCAACAGGCGCTGGTGGCGGAACAAGCCATCCAGTGCGGCTTTTGCACGCCGGGCATAGCGATGGCCGCTGCCGCGCTGATCGCGAAGAACGCCAATCCTACCAAGCAGCAGATCGAGGAAGCGATCCCCAATCTGTGCCGCTGCGGCGTCTATCCCCGGCTGGTAAACGCCATCCAGCGCGCCGGACGCGCCGCGCGGCGGGTGGAAACCATCGGCGCCGCCCCCGCACCGGGGATCAGCGTCGAGGACGCGGCGCGCGAGGTTCCGGCGATCCGCGAGGTCGAGGAATAG
- a CDS encoding MFS transporter yields the protein MADADPSRPAIAPETEPAPGSSTSISSNISRGRMSLLFTVMLVTAAGNTAMQSVMPSIGTALGVNDVWISLAYSWSALLWVACAPIWARRSDRRGRKQMMALGMIGFAVSMALCGAVLWFGLRGLITAGLTLGLFAAARSLYGLLGSAAPPAVQAYVASRTARSERTQALSLISSSFGLGTVIGPALAPLLVFPLLGLVGPFVAFALFAIAALAVLWWFLPNDEPQFAARGMAYDAPFGSGSSARHNNEQGGDDAEDNEPALDKLRWTDKRIRPWLVAGLLGGHAHAMILGIAGFLVLDRLGLRDDPALGAGPVGIVLMSGAFATLLAQWGLIPTFHMGPRASTLWGIFIAAAGVVLFAIAGELHGIALGFAIASLGFGLFRPGFVAGASLAVSRAEQGQISGVVASINGAAFIFAPAIGVWLYNATDLTGWVIIVALLLAVAVIGWRGLQSDEALTQQAG from the coding sequence ATGGCTGACGCCGATCCCTCCCGCCCGGCAATCGCCCCCGAAACCGAGCCGGCACCAGGCAGCTCTACCTCTATTTCGTCCAACATCTCGCGCGGTCGGATGAGCTTGCTGTTTACCGTGATGCTGGTGACGGCGGCTGGCAATACGGCGATGCAATCGGTGATGCCCTCCATCGGCACCGCGCTCGGCGTAAACGATGTGTGGATTTCGCTCGCCTATAGCTGGTCGGCGCTATTGTGGGTTGCCTGCGCGCCGATCTGGGCACGGCGGAGCGACCGGCGCGGACGCAAGCAGATGATGGCGCTGGGCATGATCGGTTTTGCGGTGTCGATGGCACTGTGCGGAGCGGTGCTGTGGTTCGGCCTGCGCGGATTGATCACCGCCGGGCTGACGCTGGGATTGTTCGCTGCGGCACGTTCGCTTTACGGATTGCTGGGCAGCGCGGCACCGCCCGCCGTGCAGGCCTATGTTGCCAGCCGCACGGCGCGCAGCGAACGGACACAGGCGCTTTCTCTGATATCGTCCAGCTTCGGGCTCGGCACGGTGATCGGCCCGGCGCTGGCGCCGCTGCTGGTGTTTCCGCTGCTCGGGCTGGTTGGCCCGTTCGTCGCCTTCGCCCTGTTCGCCATCGCCGCGCTGGCTGTGCTGTGGTGGTTCCTGCCCAATGACGAGCCGCAATTTGCCGCGCGCGGAATGGCCTATGATGCACCCTTCGGCAGCGGTTCGAGCGCGCGCCATAATAATGAGCAAGGGGGCGACGATGCAGAAGACAATGAGCCCGCGCTGGACAAGCTGCGCTGGACGGACAAGCGGATCCGCCCGTGGCTGGTGGCCGGATTGCTGGGCGGCCATGCCCATGCGATGATCCTGGGGATTGCGGGCTTCCTGGTGCTGGACCGGCTGGGGCTGCGCGACGATCCTGCGCTGGGCGCTGGCCCGGTCGGCATCGTGTTGATGAGCGGCGCATTCGCCACGCTGCTGGCGCAATGGGGCCTGATCCCGACATTCCATATGGGGCCGCGCGCGAGCACGCTGTGGGGCATTTTCATCGCGGCTGCCGGGGTGGTGTTGTTCGCCATTGCCGGGGAACTGCACGGCATTGCGCTCGGCTTCGCCATCGCATCGCTCGGCTTTGGCCTGTTCCGCCCCGGCTTTGTTGCCGGAGCCTCTTTGGCGGTATCCCGCGCCGAACAAGGGCAGATTTCCGGCGTGGTCGCGTCGATCAATGGCGCCGCCTTCATCTTCGCACCGGCCATCGGCGTATGGCTGTATAATGCCACCGACCTGACCGGCTGGGTGATCATCGTGGCGCTGCTGCTGGCGGTGGCGGTGATCGGCTGGCGCGGATTACAGAGCGACGAGGCGCTGACGCAGCAAGCCGGCTAA
- a CDS encoding class II aldolase/adducin family protein, which translates to MATQIKQPENVKDNCSEAEWQARLDLAACYRIFDHLGWSEAIYNHISLKIPDEDNTFLINPFGLMYDEVTASNLVKIDVEGNNVGGSPYMVNKAGFTQHAYFHEHAGERANAICHVHTTETMAVCSHKDGLIPSNFYACNFVGNIGYHDFEGVTVRSEEGERLLENLGNHTILMLRNHGPVVMDKTIQGMFLKMWALQRACEIQVATLSQGSANIVTQDVVDVHQRDLSVMQGQGGAGLFDFEAWKRKIDRIDDSWRS; encoded by the coding sequence ATGGCCACCCAGATCAAGCAGCCCGAAAATGTGAAGGACAATTGCAGCGAAGCCGAATGGCAGGCCCGGCTGGATTTGGCGGCGTGTTATCGGATATTCGATCATCTTGGCTGGTCGGAAGCGATCTACAACCACATCTCGCTTAAAATCCCGGACGAGGACAACACCTTCCTGATCAATCCGTTCGGGCTGATGTATGACGAGGTGACCGCCAGCAATCTGGTGAAGATCGATGTCGAGGGCAACAATGTCGGCGGGTCGCCCTATATGGTGAACAAGGCGGGCTTCACCCAGCACGCCTATTTCCACGAACATGCGGGGGAGCGGGCGAATGCGATCTGCCACGTCCACACCACCGAAACGATGGCGGTGTGCAGCCACAAGGACGGGCTGATCCCGTCCAATTTCTATGCCTGCAATTTTGTCGGCAATATCGGCTATCACGATTTCGAGGGCGTCACTGTGCGCTCGGAGGAGGGCGAGCGGTTGCTGGAAAATCTCGGCAATCACACCATCCTGATGCTCCGCAATCACGGCCCGGTCGTGATGGACAAGACCATCCAAGGCATGTTCCTGAAAATGTGGGCCTTGCAGCGCGCCTGCGAAATTCAGGTCGCCACGCTAAGCCAGGGCTCGGCCAATATCGTCACGCAGGACGTGGTCGATGTGCATCAGCGCGACCTCAGCGTGATGCAGGGGCAGGGCGGTGCCGGGCTGTTCGATTTCGAGGCATGGAAGCGCAAGATCGACCGGATCGACGATAGCTGGCGCAGCTGA
- a CDS encoding TonB-dependent siderophore receptor yields MTRKSLHAALLASAAMSFAAPAFAAEEIAADGDLQREYLPTDIIVTGQRADGYNAEDGSTATKTPTALIDVPQTVSVITEDQLEDQSIRQLQDALRYVPGISIETGEGHRDEVFIRGQETTADFYLDGLRDDAQYYRSLYNIARVEVLKGANALIFGRGGGGGVINRVSKRADLTQQFGNFDASVDTFGAFALSGDVNAPLGDAVGARINATYEEFDNHRDFYEGRFIGISPTITADLGPATRLTATYSYDDDSRVTDRGVPSFGGEPLMGFDDTFFGDPDFNDSRAKVHIGRTRIDHEFSAEWSANASVQYADYDKLYANILPRGTDGSTVEFSGYQDFTQRQNLIGQANLVGEIETGAVGHTLLAGVEFSTQDTSNGRSNAQFADGMGGFTSRATVPLAEVITLPAVSLTAPVRARDSELNVFSAYLQDQISFADDMVQIIGGLRFDRFDLDTVDLLTGTPGSRVDEEVSPRFGLVVKPVPTVSLYASYAESFLPQAGDQFLIVSPTDSAFAPEKFTNYEVGAKWSPRPDLFATAAIFRLDRSNTRAADPNNTGLTVLTGESRAEGIELNVVGTIVPGWQANIGYTYLDGEITSDSNFAAAGTRLQQLPEHQFTAWNHVELTDKLGVGLGLLYRDEQFASFSNDVVLPDYFRVDAAVFYEVSDRIALQVNIENLFDEEYYPSAHGDNNIQPAEPFHARFGVRIGF; encoded by the coding sequence ATGACCCGCAAATCCCTCCACGCTGCCCTGCTTGCCAGCGCTGCGATGTCCTTCGCCGCCCCAGCCTTCGCTGCCGAGGAAATCGCTGCCGATGGCGACCTGCAGCGTGAATATCTGCCGACCGATATTATTGTGACCGGGCAGCGTGCCGATGGGTACAATGCCGAAGACGGCTCCACCGCCACCAAGACGCCCACTGCGCTGATCGATGTTCCCCAAACCGTCTCGGTGATCACCGAAGACCAGCTGGAAGACCAGTCGATCCGCCAGTTGCAGGATGCGCTGCGCTATGTCCCCGGCATTTCGATCGAAACCGGCGAAGGACACCGCGACGAAGTGTTCATTCGCGGGCAGGAAACCACCGCCGATTTCTATCTCGACGGGCTGCGCGACGATGCGCAATATTACCGCTCGCTCTACAATATCGCACGGGTCGAAGTGCTAAAGGGCGCCAATGCGCTGATTTTCGGGCGCGGCGGCGGTGGCGGGGTGATCAACCGCGTCTCCAAGCGCGCCGACCTGACCCAGCAATTCGGCAATTTCGATGCCTCGGTCGATACGTTTGGCGCGTTTGCGCTAAGCGGCGATGTGAACGCGCCGCTGGGCGATGCGGTCGGCGCCCGGATCAACGCCACTTACGAGGAATTCGATAATCACCGCGACTTTTACGAAGGGCGCTTCATCGGTATTTCGCCGACGATCACCGCCGATCTCGGCCCCGCAACCCGGTTGACCGCAACTTACAGCTATGATGACGATAGCCGTGTGACCGATCGCGGCGTGCCGTCCTTCGGCGGCGAGCCGCTGATGGGTTTCGACGATACTTTCTTCGGCGATCCCGACTTCAACGATTCCCGCGCCAAGGTACATATCGGCCGCACGCGGATCGATCATGAATTCTCCGCCGAATGGTCGGCCAACGCCTCGGTCCAATATGCCGATTACGACAAGCTTTACGCCAATATCCTGCCGCGAGGGACCGATGGCAGCACGGTCGAATTTTCCGGCTATCAGGACTTCACCCAGCGCCAGAACCTGATTGGCCAGGCCAATCTTGTGGGTGAGATAGAAACGGGCGCGGTGGGCCACACGTTACTGGCAGGGGTGGAATTCAGCACGCAGGATACCAGCAATGGGCGTAGCAACGCGCAGTTTGCCGACGGTATGGGCGGCTTCACCAGCCGCGCGACCGTCCCACTGGCCGAAGTGATCACCCTGCCCGCAGTCTCGCTGACCGCACCGGTGCGTGCCCGCGATAGCGAGCTGAACGTGTTTTCGGCCTATTTGCAGGACCAGATATCTTTTGCCGATGACATGGTGCAGATCATTGGCGGCCTGCGCTTCGACCGGTTCGATCTCGATACGGTGGACCTGCTGACCGGCACGCCCGGCAGCCGGGTGGACGAGGAAGTCAGCCCGCGCTTCGGCCTGGTGGTCAAGCCCGTGCCTACCGTGTCGCTCTATGCCAGCTATGCGGAAAGCTTCCTGCCGCAGGCGGGCGACCAGTTCCTGATCGTTTCGCCGACCGACAGCGCCTTTGCACCGGAGAAGTTCACCAATTACGAAGTAGGCGCAAAATGGTCGCCCCGCCCGGACCTGTTTGCCACCGCCGCCATCTTCCGGCTCGATCGTTCGAACACCCGTGCTGCGGACCCCAATAACACCGGGCTGACCGTGCTGACCGGCGAAAGCCGTGCCGAGGGGATCGAGCTGAACGTGGTCGGCACCATCGTGCCGGGATGGCAGGCCAATATCGGCTACACCTATCTCGATGGAGAGATCACCTCCGACAGCAATTTCGCCGCTGCAGGCACGCGGTTGCAGCAATTGCCCGAACACCAATTTACCGCATGGAACCATGTCGAACTGACCGACAAGCTCGGCGTGGGTCTCGGCCTGCTCTACCGCGACGAGCAATTCGCCAGCTTCAGCAACGATGTGGTGCTGCCCGATTACTTCCGGGTCGATGCGGCGGTGTTTTACGAAGTGAGCGATCGGATCGCGTTGCAGGTGAATATCGAAAACCTGTTCGACGAGGAATATTACCCGTCCGCACATGGCGACAACAATATCCAGCCGGCCGAGCCGTTTCATGCGCGCTTCGGAGTGCGGATCGGGTTCTAG
- a CDS encoding CHASE2 domain-containing protein, giving the protein MSSSASASGPAAASVGAVQKGDRGIQLRLFTEWLIALLLAASLAAWAASEELTERVDLQLLDIATGWMVADEPDPRIVIVAIDDASLATIGSWPWPRERHARMVETLSNAGAKLAVLDILFTEPSDPASDAALAGALASAGNAVLPFTFVPAPNADSGSVPIFPIPELADAAGTLGHVAAEFDNDGAVRRLELAREAAGSDYPHLMVASYRQAFGEDPAAIAIGRHQVPIIPLRPAGAYPTIPAAALVDGSFPGELLQGKLVLIGASAQGLGDSYPVPERAGGAMSGVEIQANLLGALIADRFVTPLGPSMSGLIAMAVVIALFLGFWALRPRYTLLYAASLAALVLGAALALPITIGVWFAPGAALLAIALSYPLWSWRRLVSMMAFLRREGERLGALAPRSKPADIGGFDAADRQMNRVSWLIAAIRRAEVERRQMLEFLSHDMRSPQVAIIGMTGENAPPMPEKERLSRVRGQAEQTLKLADDFVQLARVTQAKLKLQEIDLASLALEAADRAYPAASARGISIAQDVGEEPAFINGDPSILSRTVDNLISNAIKYSPEGAQIEVTVEADPKAQLAWLSVADSGPGLPPSRARNPFARFGVEAQAGAGPSVGLGLAFVGEAMERHGAPIHVETAPQEGTRFTLEFPLV; this is encoded by the coding sequence TTGAGCAGCTCGGCGTCCGCCAGCGGACCGGCGGCAGCATCGGTGGGGGCAGTGCAAAAGGGGGATCGCGGTATCCAGCTGCGGCTGTTCACCGAATGGCTGATCGCGCTGCTGCTGGCCGCCTCGCTGGCCGCATGGGCGGCGAGCGAGGAGCTTACCGAGCGGGTCGATCTGCAATTGCTTGATATTGCGACCGGCTGGATGGTGGCGGACGAGCCGGACCCGCGCATCGTCATCGTAGCGATAGACGATGCCAGCCTGGCGACGATCGGTTCCTGGCCTTGGCCGCGCGAGCGGCATGCGCGCATGGTCGAAACGCTGTCGAATGCTGGGGCAAAGCTGGCCGTGCTCGACATATTGTTTACCGAACCGTCCGATCCGGCGAGCGATGCGGCGCTGGCAGGAGCGCTCGCATCGGCGGGCAATGCCGTACTTCCCTTTACCTTCGTGCCCGCCCCCAATGCCGATAGCGGTTCGGTGCCCATTTTCCCGATCCCGGAACTTGCCGATGCGGCAGGCACGCTCGGCCATGTGGCGGCGGAATTCGACAATGACGGTGCGGTGCGGCGGCTGGAACTTGCGCGCGAGGCAGCCGGTAGCGATTACCCGCATCTGATGGTGGCCTCCTATCGTCAGGCTTTCGGCGAAGATCCCGCTGCGATCGCGATCGGCAGGCATCAGGTACCGATCATCCCGCTGCGCCCGGCCGGTGCCTATCCGACCATTCCCGCCGCAGCCTTGGTCGATGGGTCGTTTCCGGGCGAGCTATTGCAGGGAAAACTGGTTCTGATCGGGGCAAGCGCGCAAGGGCTGGGCGATAGCTACCCCGTGCCGGAGCGAGCCGGGGGCGCGATGTCCGGGGTGGAAATCCAGGCCAATCTGCTGGGCGCGCTGATTGCCGATCGCTTTGTCACGCCGCTCGGCCCGTCGATGTCGGGACTGATCGCGATGGCGGTGGTGATCGCGCTGTTCCTCGGTTTCTGGGCGCTGCGGCCGCGCTATACGCTGCTATATGCGGCCTCGCTGGCGGCACTGGTGCTGGGCGCGGCCCTGGCCCTGCCGATCACCATCGGAGTGTGGTTCGCGCCGGGTGCAGCCTTGCTTGCGATCGCACTGTCTTACCCGCTGTGGAGTTGGCGGCGGCTGGTGTCCATGATGGCGTTCCTGCGACGCGAAGGCGAACGGTTGGGCGCTTTGGCCCCGCGTAGCAAGCCCGCCGACATTGGGGGGTTCGATGCAGCAGACCGCCAGATGAACCGCGTTTCCTGGCTGATTGCGGCGATCCGCCGGGCGGAGGTCGAGCGCCGCCAGATGCTCGAATTCCTCAGTCACGACATGCGTAGCCCGCAAGTCGCGATTATCGGCATGACAGGTGAGAATGCGCCGCCCATGCCGGAAAAGGAACGCTTGTCGCGGGTGCGCGGCCAGGCGGAGCAGACGCTGAAACTGGCCGACGATTTCGTCCAGCTCGCGCGGGTAACGCAGGCCAAGCTCAAATTGCAGGAAATCGACCTCGCATCCCTCGCGCTGGAAGCGGCCGACCGGGCCTATCCGGCGGCCAGCGCACGGGGCATTTCCATCGCGCAGGACGTGGGCGAGGAGCCTGCCTTCATCAATGGCGATCCAAGCATTTTGTCGCGCACGGTCGATAATCTGATCAGCAATGCCATCAAATATTCGCCCGAGGGTGCGCAGATCGAAGTCACGGTAGAAGCCGATCCAAAGGCTCAGCTGGCGTGGCTGTCGGTGGCCGATAGTGGGCCGGGCCTGCCGCCATCGCGGGCACGAAATCCGTTTGCGCGCTTCGGGGTGGAAGCGCAGGCGGGCGCGGGGCCAAGTGTGGGACTGGGGCTCGCATTCGTGGGCGAAGCGATGGAGCGCCATGGCGCTCCCATCCACGTCGAAACCGCGCCGCAGGAAGGCACGCGCTTTACGCTGGAATTTCCGCTGGTCTGA
- the arsC gene encoding arsenate reductase (glutaredoxin) (This arsenate reductase requires both glutathione and glutaredoxin to convert arsenate to arsenite, after which the efflux transporter formed by ArsA and ArsB can extrude the arsenite from the cell, providing resistance.), with protein sequence MKATIWHNPKCGTSRNTLAILEEHDDVELEVVQYLKTPPSREKLAQLYKDAGMTPAEGLRLRGTDAEERGLPNADADTVLAAMMADPILINRPLVETDKGVRLCRPEETVEEIL encoded by the coding sequence ATGAAGGCGACCATCTGGCACAACCCGAAATGCGGCACATCGCGCAACACGCTGGCGATATTGGAAGAGCACGATGATGTGGAGCTTGAGGTGGTGCAATATCTCAAGACCCCGCCGAGCCGTGAGAAGCTGGCGCAGCTTTACAAAGATGCCGGGATGACCCCTGCCGAGGGACTACGTCTGCGGGGCACCGATGCCGAAGAGCGCGGCCTGCCCAATGCCGATGCCGACACGGTACTGGCCGCGATGATGGCCGATCCGATCCTGATAAACCGGCCGCTGGTGGAAACCGACAAGGGCGTGCGCCTGTGCCGTCCCGAGGAAACGGTCGAGGAAATCCTTTAG
- a CDS encoding response regulator transcription factor, giving the protein MRVALAEDDADIAEHMQSAIAQTGIVCDLFIDGKALQTGLKRTTYDAVLVDWNMPPPTGIEVIRWAHESMDAPPPFIMMTSRSDPDDIVSALEAGAADYIVKPENTAVVVARLKSAARRGKGPEKDRMVEFGQYRFDRLEQTATLAGDQIKLTAKEFALALILFDNRDRPLSRSYLLGEVWGSSDQVETRTLDMHVSRVRSKLSLRPENGYVIQSVFGFGYRLEGFEGKALE; this is encoded by the coding sequence ATGCGCGTAGCCTTGGCCGAAGACGATGCCGACATTGCCGAGCACATGCAGTCTGCCATCGCGCAGACCGGGATCGTTTGCGACCTGTTTATCGATGGCAAGGCGCTGCAAACCGGGCTGAAACGCACCACTTACGATGCGGTACTGGTCGATTGGAACATGCCGCCGCCCACCGGGATCGAAGTGATCCGCTGGGCGCATGAGTCGATGGACGCGCCCCCGCCCTTCATCATGATGACCAGCCGGTCCGATCCCGACGATATCGTTTCCGCGTTGGAAGCAGGCGCTGCCGATTACATCGTCAAGCCGGAAAATACCGCTGTTGTCGTGGCCCGGCTGAAATCCGCCGCCCGGCGCGGTAAGGGTCCGGAGAAGGACCGCATGGTCGAATTCGGCCAGTACCGGTTCGACCGGCTGGAACAGACCGCAACGTTGGCCGGCGATCAGATCAAGCTGACGGCCAAGGAATTTGCGCTCGCCCTGATCCTGTTCGACAACCGCGACCGCCCCCTTTCGCGCAGCTACCTGCTTGGCGAAGTCTGGGGCAGCAGCGATCAGGTGGAAACACGCACGCTGGACATGCATGTCAGCCGGGTGCGCTCCAAATTGTCGCTCAGGCCGGAAAATGGCTATGTCATCCAGTCGGTGTTCGGCTTCGGCTACCGGCTGGAGGGTTTCGAGGGGAAGGCACTGGAATGA
- a CDS encoding FecR domain-containing protein, protein MKQQTGTQSRLGIAGWAIILMALALGIWSGPLAAQSQDADERIAYRVKPGDTLIGLSRTYFRKADDWREVQRINRIANPNRLRIASTMAIPVRLLRSTPVELRVDSFTGPVRIEGFGAPKGASVGLVVDEGSTVRTGPRGFVTLAATGGDTVSLPSQTAVRLVRARRYLINDRLDVLFALANGRATFSPTPKRDGDRWRVRTPVAVTAVRGTTFRIFHVADEITSGTEVVEGTVQLAGGETSRPLEEGFGNVAKPSGLLPPEQLLPAPTIVDPGRVQTDTEVTFAIAPVSGASGYRVQVARDAGFLDVVAQDVTDRPEASFEDIGNGTYFVRSMAIAESGLEGFAEAYSFRRQRVGVVASVEESPLGNGFKFAWRPQGEDTALYDFKLWREDREDRPLVAELGMRQRELVLTDLPPGTYFWQVTALRIAPEGIVSAAASPQKLTVSP, encoded by the coding sequence ATGAAACAGCAAACCGGAACACAGAGCCGGCTGGGCATTGCCGGTTGGGCGATCATCCTGATGGCTCTCGCGCTGGGCATCTGGTCCGGCCCCCTTGCCGCCCAGTCGCAGGATGCCGATGAGCGGATCGCATATCGGGTAAAGCCGGGCGACACGCTGATCGGCCTCTCGCGTACCTATTTTCGCAAGGCGGACGACTGGCGCGAGGTGCAGCGGATCAACCGCATCGCCAATCCCAACCGTCTGCGGATCGCCAGCACTATGGCCATTCCCGTGCGCCTGCTGCGCAGCACGCCGGTAGAATTGCGGGTGGACAGCTTTACCGGACCGGTCCGTATAGAGGGATTTGGCGCGCCGAAGGGGGCGAGCGTGGGGCTGGTGGTCGATGAAGGATCGACCGTGCGGACCGGCCCGCGAGGCTTCGTGACGCTGGCCGCCACGGGCGGAGATACGGTCAGCCTGCCATCGCAAACCGCCGTCCGGCTGGTCCGGGCCAGGCGTTATCTGATCAATGACCGGCTGGATGTGCTGTTCGCGCTGGCCAATGGGCGCGCAACTTTCAGCCCCACGCCCAAGCGCGATGGCGACCGCTGGCGGGTGCGCACTCCGGTGGCGGTTACCGCTGTGCGCGGAACAACCTTCCGTATTTTCCACGTTGCCGATGAGATCACTTCGGGCACCGAAGTGGTGGAAGGCACAGTTCAGCTGGCCGGCGGCGAAACCTCCCGGCCGCTGGAAGAAGGTTTCGGCAACGTGGCCAAACCATCGGGCCTGCTTCCGCCCGAACAATTATTGCCTGCGCCAACTATCGTCGATCCCGGCCGGGTCCAGACCGATACCGAAGTGACTTTCGCCATCGCACCGGTGTCCGGCGCCAGCGGATACCGCGTCCAAGTTGCCCGCGATGCCGGTTTCCTCGACGTGGTGGCACAGGATGTGACCGACCGGCCCGAAGCCAGTTTCGAAGATATCGGCAACGGGACGTATTTCGTGCGCAGCATGGCGATTGCCGAAAGCGGTCTGGAAGGGTTTGCCGAGGCTTACTCGTTCCGCCGCCAGCGCGTCGGCGTGGTGGCCAGCGTGGAGGAAAGCCCGCTCGGCAACGGCTTCAAATTCGCCTGGCGTCCGCAAGGCGAGGACACGGCCCTGTATGACTTCAAGCTGTGGCGGGAGGACCGCGAAGACCGGCCTCTGGTGGCAGAGCTGGGTATGCGTCAGCGCGAATTGGTGCTGACCGATCTGCCGCCCGGCACATATTTCTGGCAAGTTACCGCGCTGCGTATCGCTCCTGAAGGCATCGTTTCCGCCGCCGCTTCCCCGCAAAAGCTGACCGTCTCGCCTTGA
- a CDS encoding MATE family efflux transporter, with the protein MSKGAKLTRGSIRGHLIQQTAPMIVGVAAIMSIGLVDAYFIGQLGSEELAAISFIFPISVALTSLGVGVSVGINSVVARALGAGEADRAKRRGSFGIVLATLLGLAMGALLFLALDPLFTLMQADARMLPLIRTYMQPFALGFPLLMVIMGVNGVLRGQGEAKRTSLVSITYAAANWVLDPILITGAFGFEGLGIVGAAYATLAGWAVGLTLGFWLLSKTAIPFNLGKAMRTEWAGSLKAISRVAGPAAFSNAINPIGLSVLTALVAVEGQDAVAGFGAAGRLQSFAVVPLLGLSGAIGAIVGQNWGAGAPDRSRLAMLEAGGFAVTYGLLLAVVLFFSAEWFAGFFSQDPAVIGQFASYLRIAAWGYAGYGVLIVANGALNAVDKSGWALFQSFARVFLVMMPFAWLARGTWGAEAIYAAELAANVLGGTAAALIVWRVLRRKPQQAQPSPPAEPAA; encoded by the coding sequence ATGAGCAAGGGTGCCAAATTAACGCGCGGGTCGATCCGCGGGCACCTGATCCAGCAGACCGCGCCGATGATCGTGGGCGTTGCCGCGATCATGTCGATCGGATTGGTCGATGCCTATTTCATCGGCCAGCTGGGCAGTGAAGAGCTGGCGGCGATCAGCTTCATCTTCCCGATCAGCGTGGCGCTGACCAGCCTTGGGGTGGGTGTTTCGGTCGGGATCAATTCGGTCGTGGCGCGGGCGCTGGGTGCGGGCGAAGCCGACCGGGCAAAACGGCGCGGCAGTTTCGGGATCGTGCTTGCCACGCTGCTCGGCCTGGCGATGGGCGCCCTGCTATTTCTGGCGCTGGACCCGCTATTTACGCTTATGCAGGCCGACGCGCGGATGCTGCCGCTGATCCGAACCTATATGCAGCCTTTCGCACTCGGCTTTCCGCTGCTGATGGTGATCATGGGCGTGAACGGCGTGCTGCGCGGCCAGGGAGAGGCGAAGCGAACCTCGCTCGTCTCGATCACCTATGCCGCCGCCAATTGGGTGCTCGATCCGATCCTGATCACCGGGGCGTTCGGGTTCGAGGGGCTGGGTATTGTCGGCGCGGCCTATGCCACGCTTGCCGGGTGGGCCGTGGGGCTTACGCTGGGATTCTGGCTGCTGTCGAAAACCGCCATCCCTTTCAATCTGGGCAAGGCGATGCGCACCGAATGGGCCGGATCGCTCAAGGCGATTTCGCGGGTTGCCGGGCCTGCGGCGTTTTCCAACGCGATCAACCCGATCGGTCTTTCGGTGCTGACTGCGCTGGTTGCGGTGGAGGGACAGGACGCCGTGGCGGGGTTCGGCGCGGCCGGACGGCTGCAAAGCTTTGCGGTGGTCCCGCTGCTCGGCCTGTCGGGTGCAATCGGCGCGATCGTCGGCCAGAATTGGGGCGCAGGCGCGCCGGACCGATCGCGGCTAGCCATGCTGGAGGCCGGCGGGTTCGCAGTGACCTATGGATTGCTGCTGGCAGTGGTACTGTTTTTCAGCGCGGAATGGTTTGCAGGCTTCTTCAGCCAGGATCCTGCCGTGATCGGCCAGTTTGCCAGCTATCTGCGGATCGCTGCTTGGGGATATGCCGGTTACGGCGTGCTGATCGTCGCCAATGGCGCGCTGAACGCGGTCGATAAATCGGGCTGGGCCTTGTTCCAGAGCTTTGCCCGGGTGTTCCTGGTGATGATGCCCTTCGCGTGGCTTGCGCGCGGGACTTGGGGAGCCGAAGCGATCTACGCCGCCGAACTCGCGGCTAATGTACTCGGAGGCACGGCGGCAGCATTGATCGTATGGCGAGTGCTGCGGCGAAAACCGCAGCAGGCCCAACCCTCGCCCCCGGCGGAACCTGCTGCCTGA